One window of the Candidatus Bathyarchaeota archaeon genome contains the following:
- a CDS encoding DUF559 domain-containing protein, whose translation MKKRKMNTKTAVRLKAPKSTRAEMTLRRAMTKKGLRYFSQYMIRCVDGNDKAWTFTVDFLVHSNTIVEVKGETHKWSRQQEKDDWRENLLRKQGFNVVTVTDEEVNKNIDECLKKIMQVCPRSKEARI comes from the coding sequence ATGAAGAAACGTAAAATGAACACTAAAACAGCAGTTCGCCTCAAAGCCCCAAAATCGACTAGAGCCGAAATGACTCTGCGAAGAGCAATGACCAAGAAAGGCTTACGTTACTTTAGCCAATACATGATACGATGCGTAGACGGCAACGACAAAGCTTGGACGTTCACCGTAGATTTTCTAGTTCACTCAAACACAATCGTCGAAGTGAAAGGCGAAACCCATAAGTGGAGTCGACAACAAGAAAAAGACGATTGGAGAGAAAACCTACTAAGAAAACAAGGATTCAACGTAGTCACAGTCACGGACGAAGAAGTAAACAAAAACATTGACGAATGCCTTAAAAAAATAATGCAAGTTTGCCCTCGCAGCAAAGAGGCGAGAATTTAA
- the albA gene encoding DNA-binding protein Alba — protein MSTEPNVIYVGNKPPMNYVMAVITGFNMGNTTEVTLKARGRAISTAVDVAEIVRNRFFKDTKVHAISIGTEQITPREGGNPRNVSTMEITLKKE, from the coding sequence ATGAGTACAGAACCAAACGTGATTTACGTCGGAAACAAACCTCCAATGAACTACGTCATGGCAGTCATTACAGGCTTTAACATGGGCAACACAACCGAAGTCACATTAAAGGCACGTGGCCGCGCCATAAGCACAGCTGTTGATGTCGCTGAAATCGTTCGCAACCGATTCTTCAAAGACACCAAAGTACACGCCATTTCCATCGGCACCGAACAAATCACACCCAGAGAAGGCGGCAACCCAAGAAACGTCTCAACAATGGAAATCACCCTTAAAAAAGAATAA
- a CDS encoding elongation factor EF-2 → MPRFKQIADILKLMDKKENIRNIGIIAHIDHGKTTMTDSLLTEAGLLSPKIAGVARALDYLEEEQKRGITIKTANISLLHEEKGTLYLINLIDTPGHVDFTGKVTRALRAIDGVVVVVDAVEEVMVQTETVTRQALNERVKPVLFINKVDRLIKELKLGPDEIQAKLARIIRDFNNLIALYGEAEQKENWKVDVAKGTVAFGSALHRWGFTVDIAKEKDIKFNDIIDAYKNEKVEELVQELPLFKAILTMVVKHLPNPMEAQRYRIPKVWKGDIDSELGKAMMNADSKGPIVMCITLAQLDPHAGLVATGRLFSGVVREGERVYLVGAKRDYRVQQVSMYMGAFREVVGQIDAGNIAAVLGLDQARAGETLVSVNSKDGMVPFERIKYVSEPVITIAIEPKHPRDLPRLIDVMHRLAIEDPNLVTSINKETGEYLLSGMGELHLEIAVKFLREFAGGDFEIITSKPLVVYRESTLSPSAVVMAKSPNKHNKFWIQLEPLEKNIIQLIEKGDLAEEMARKKMGIVLKEAGWPTEQARNIWALEEHRNILVDLTKGVQYLREIRDMIISGFTWACQNGPLCEEPIRGLKVKLMDASLHEDPVHRGPAQVMPAARRGILGSFLSSNPVILEPVYKISVSVAAQWVGEVSGLITRKRGRIIASEQKGPLTMITGFIPVAETFGLSAEMRSATSGHAFWQTAFDHWEKAPENVTAEVIKTIRERRGLSPDIPNASRFIDQA, encoded by the coding sequence ATGCCAAGATTCAAACAAATTGCAGATATCCTAAAGCTCATGGATAAAAAAGAGAACATACGGAACATTGGAATAATCGCCCATATAGATCATGGCAAAACAACTATGACAGATAGCCTTCTCACTGAAGCGGGCCTCCTAAGCCCAAAAATCGCAGGTGTGGCCCGAGCCCTAGACTACCTTGAGGAAGAGCAAAAACGAGGAATTACAATAAAAACCGCCAACATCAGCCTTCTCCACGAGGAAAAAGGCACCCTATACCTAATTAACCTCATTGATACTCCAGGCCACGTAGATTTTACGGGAAAAGTTACACGTGCCCTGCGCGCCATAGACGGAGTGGTAGTGGTCGTGGACGCAGTTGAAGAAGTCATGGTTCAAACCGAAACGGTCACTCGGCAAGCCCTTAACGAACGCGTAAAACCCGTATTATTCATAAACAAAGTCGACCGCCTAATCAAAGAGCTCAAACTAGGTCCAGATGAAATCCAAGCAAAACTTGCTCGCATAATACGTGACTTCAACAACCTTATCGCCCTATATGGCGAGGCTGAACAAAAAGAAAACTGGAAAGTTGACGTTGCAAAAGGTACAGTTGCCTTCGGTTCAGCTCTCCACCGCTGGGGTTTTACCGTCGATATCGCTAAAGAAAAAGACATAAAGTTCAACGACATAATAGATGCTTACAAGAACGAGAAAGTCGAGGAGCTAGTCCAAGAACTGCCTCTTTTCAAGGCCATCCTCACAATGGTCGTCAAGCATCTACCAAACCCCATGGAAGCTCAAAGATACCGAATTCCAAAAGTCTGGAAAGGCGACATTGACTCTGAACTGGGAAAAGCCATGATGAACGCTGACTCTAAAGGTCCGATAGTGATGTGCATTACATTAGCACAGCTGGATCCACATGCCGGACTAGTAGCCACAGGACGCCTATTCTCCGGAGTTGTGAGGGAAGGAGAGCGAGTATACCTCGTAGGCGCTAAAAGAGACTATCGCGTACAGCAAGTTTCCATGTATATGGGTGCTTTCAGAGAAGTTGTTGGTCAGATAGACGCGGGTAACATAGCTGCGGTTCTAGGTCTTGATCAGGCAAGAGCAGGTGAAACTCTGGTAAGCGTTAATAGTAAAGATGGGATGGTTCCTTTCGAGCGCATAAAATACGTCTCCGAACCAGTCATCACAATAGCCATTGAACCAAAACACCCTAGGGATTTACCTCGTCTCATCGATGTCATGCACCGTCTAGCCATCGAAGACCCCAACTTGGTAACAAGCATAAACAAAGAAACCGGCGAATACCTACTAAGTGGGATGGGCGAGCTTCACCTAGAAATTGCAGTGAAGTTTCTCCGAGAATTCGCGGGTGGGGACTTCGAAATAATTACGTCCAAACCACTAGTGGTCTACAGAGAATCAACTCTGTCGCCAAGCGCAGTGGTTATGGCAAAAAGTCCGAACAAACATAATAAGTTCTGGATACAACTGGAGCCACTTGAAAAGAATATTATTCAGTTGATTGAGAAGGGTGACTTAGCAGAGGAAATGGCGCGAAAGAAGATGGGCATTGTTTTGAAAGAAGCTGGCTGGCCCACTGAACAGGCAAGAAACATATGGGCACTTGAAGAACATAGAAATATTCTGGTTGACTTGACAAAAGGCGTACAGTATCTGCGGGAAATTCGAGACATGATAATTTCAGGGTTCACGTGGGCCTGCCAAAATGGGCCGCTGTGTGAAGAGCCCATTCGAGGATTGAAAGTGAAGCTAATGGATGCCTCGTTGCATGAGGACCCTGTGCATAGAGGCCCAGCCCAAGTTATGCCAGCTGCTCGACGTGGAATTCTTGGCTCATTCTTGTCTTCGAACCCTGTCATTCTTGAGCCCGTCTACAAGATCAGCGTGTCTGTGGCAGCTCAATGGGTTGGTGAAGTTTCTGGTCTGATCACTAGAAAGAGGGGGCGTATCATTGCCTCGGAGCAGAAAGGTCCTTTAACGATGATTACAGGGTTCATTCCTGTTGCTGAAACTTTCGGATTGTCTGCTGAAATGAGGTCAGCTACTTCAGGGCATGCTTTTTGGCAAACCGCTTTTGATCATTGGGAAAAGGCACCGGAGAATGTAACCGCCGAGGTTATTAAGACGATTAGAGAAAGGAGAGGTCTGTCGCCAGACATACCCAATGCCAGTCGGTTCATTGACCAGGCCTAA